One region of Thermodesulfovibrio thiophilus DSM 17215 genomic DNA includes:
- the phnD gene encoding phosphate/phosphite/phosphonate ABC transporter substrate-binding protein: MVKISKNIFALIFVALTVILCFSLASAAGDPDPKILKVALLPDENPSTVIKNNEGLKNYLESRLGKKIELVVTTDYSSMIKAMRHGRLDLAYFGPLSYVLAKSKSNIEAFAALKKHGKCTYQAVVIANVASGIRSISDIAGKDMAYGDPASTSSHLIPKSMLAEKGLSAKKHYREHFLGNHDAVAIAVQNAKAQAGGLSKPIFESLVQRGIIDRNKVKVIAESKEYPEYPWAMRSDLSPVLKEKVKRAFLELTDRSILKPFKADGFGAVNDKDYDVIRELARILNLDLTKM, from the coding sequence ATGGTAAAAATAAGTAAAAACATTTTTGCTTTAATTTTTGTCGCACTGACGGTTATTCTTTGTTTTAGTCTTGCATCGGCAGCAGGAGATCCAGATCCAAAAATTCTCAAAGTAGCATTGCTACCTGATGAAAACCCCTCAACAGTTATCAAAAACAATGAAGGACTTAAGAATTATCTTGAATCAAGGCTTGGCAAAAAGATTGAGCTTGTAGTTACAACTGATTACTCTTCGATGATAAAGGCAATGCGCCATGGACGTCTCGATCTTGCTTATTTCGGTCCACTATCTTATGTGCTGGCGAAATCCAAAAGCAATATTGAAGCGTTTGCGGCTCTTAAGAAACATGGGAAATGTACTTATCAGGCTGTTGTTATAGCAAATGTTGCATCTGGCATCCGTTCTATTTCCGATATTGCAGGAAAAGATATGGCATATGGAGATCCGGCTTCCACTTCAAGCCACCTGATTCCTAAATCCATGCTTGCAGAAAAAGGTCTTAGCGCAAAAAAGCATTATCGGGAACATTTTCTGGGTAACCATGATGCAGTGGCCATAGCGGTTCAGAATGCCAAAGCACAGGCTGGAGGATTAAGCAAGCCCATTTTTGAATCTCTTGTTCAGCGAGGAATCATCGATCGAAACAAAGTAAAAGTAATTGCAGAATCAAAGGAGTATCCTGAATATCCATGGGCTATGCGCTCCGACTTATCACCTGTATTGAAAGAAAAAGTGAAACGAGCATTTTTAGAACTCACTGACAGGAGTATATTAAAACCATTTAAGGCTGACGGATTTGGAGCGGTTAATGACAAAGACTATGATGTGATACGAGAACTTGCCCGTATTTTGAACCTTGATTTAACTAAAATGTAA
- the phnE gene encoding phosphonate ABC transporter, permease protein PhnE codes for MNKNNLIRSVLQSLSAIVIIAFCCFYSGLFDLKRLLEGVPSIVSLARESMPPNFSDAHNWIKPIMDTIAMSIAGTILAIAISLPLAFMGARNTSPHPVLYYSAHTILNILRSIPELIMGILFVAAVGFGALPGVLALGLHSVGMVGKFFLEAIEHIDEGPVEAVKSSGANYLQVISHGILPQVLPQMADTCIYRWEYNFRASTVMGMVGAGGIGFELMSSLRIMQYQEVSAILLLILIMVTIVDGMGSYLRKRLK; via the coding sequence ATGAATAAGAACAATCTGATTCGATCGGTACTGCAAAGTTTATCCGCAATCGTAATTATTGCATTCTGCTGTTTTTATTCAGGATTGTTTGATTTGAAGCGTTTACTTGAAGGAGTCCCAAGCATAGTCAGTCTTGCAAGAGAGAGTATGCCGCCGAATTTTAGTGATGCACACAACTGGATAAAACCCATTATGGACACTATTGCCATGAGCATTGCGGGTACAATACTGGCAATAGCTATTTCTTTACCGCTCGCATTTATGGGGGCAAGGAATACTTCACCTCATCCAGTCCTTTATTATTCAGCGCATACAATCTTGAACATACTACGTTCTATTCCTGAATTAATAATGGGAATTCTGTTTGTTGCAGCTGTTGGTTTTGGAGCCCTTCCCGGTGTTCTTGCGCTAGGACTGCACTCGGTTGGGATGGTGGGAAAGTTCTTTTTGGAGGCAATTGAGCATATAGATGAGGGGCCTGTCGAAGCAGTGAAATCTTCAGGAGCAAATTATCTCCAGGTCATTTCACATGGTATCTTACCGCAGGTTTTACCTCAGATGGCTGATACATGTATTTATCGCTGGGAATACAATTTTAGAGCATCAACTGTGATGGGCATGGTTGGAGCAGGAGGCATAGGTTTTGAGCTGATGAGCTCCCTGAGAATAATGCAGTATCAGGAAGTATCAGCTATTTTGCTCCTCATCCTAATAATGGTTACTATTGTTGATGGCATGGGTTCATATCTGCGTAAACGATTAAAATAA
- a CDS encoding phosphonate dehydrogenase, giving the protein MKPKVVITHWVHPEVIDFLNQYCEVFPNLTRETLPREEIIRRTRDAKAIMVFMPDSIDSDFLDSCPKLKIIAAALKGYDNFDIDTCTKHGIWFTIVKDILTIPTAELTIGLLIALSRKILLGDRYIRSGKFRGWRPMFYGTGLNGSTVGIIGMGAVGKAIAKMLQGFDVKIFYYDTVVLSEDEYKKLRVSYASFEDVLSNSDFVVPMLPLTPSTKHMINDETISKMKAGSFLVNVCRGSVVDEHAVVRALASGHLAGYAADVFEMEDWARIDRPREIPRELIENTEQTVFTPHIGSAVDSICREIAMQAARSIIQVLNGEIPDGAINFNIKKEQIC; this is encoded by the coding sequence ATGAAACCTAAAGTAGTTATCACTCACTGGGTGCATCCTGAAGTGATTGATTTTCTAAATCAATATTGCGAAGTATTTCCAAATCTAACCCGTGAAACCCTGCCAAGAGAAGAAATTATTCGCAGAACAAGGGACGCAAAAGCAATTATGGTATTTATGCCCGATAGTATTGATTCAGATTTTTTAGATTCCTGTCCGAAACTTAAAATTATTGCCGCAGCACTGAAAGGATATGATAACTTTGATATTGATACCTGCACAAAACACGGCATATGGTTCACAATAGTTAAGGATATTCTGACGATTCCCACTGCGGAACTGACTATAGGACTGCTCATAGCATTATCCCGTAAAATTCTTTTGGGTGACAGGTATATTCGAAGTGGAAAATTCAGAGGCTGGCGACCGATGTTTTATGGAACTGGTTTGAATGGTTCAACAGTTGGAATCATAGGAATGGGTGCAGTTGGCAAAGCAATAGCAAAGATGTTACAGGGTTTTGATGTAAAAATATTTTATTATGACACTGTTGTTCTCTCAGAAGATGAATATAAAAAGCTAAGAGTCAGCTATGCTTCTTTTGAAGATGTTCTTTCAAACAGTGACTTTGTAGTTCCAATGCTGCCACTTACTCCTTCGACCAAGCATATGATCAATGATGAGACCATCTCAAAGATGAAAGCTGGTAGTTTTCTTGTTAATGTCTGTCGAGGATCTGTAGTGGATGAACACGCAGTTGTAAGAGCATTAGCTTCAGGACATCTTGCAGGTTATGCTGCTGATGTGTTTGAGATGGAAGATTGGGCAAGAATTGATCGTCCTAGAGAAATTCCCAGAGAACTTATTGAAAATACTGAACAGACAGTTTTTACACCTCATATCGGCTCAGCAGTGGATTCCATATGCCGGGAAATAGCAATGCAAGCAGCCAGAAGTATTATTCAGGTATTGAATGGTGAAATTCCAGATGGAGCAATAAATTTTAATATTAAAAAGGAGCAAATATGTTAA
- the trpE gene encoding anthranilate synthase component I: MNLTAQEFIYLASTFNVIPLYREIIADLDTPVGAFLKLNRSPSFLFESVVGGEKWGRYSIIGIDPAVIVTSDGMHVSVKEQNNQHSYENINPFEFLRNFFNKFKPYIEPELPRFFGGMVGYISYDTVKLFEKVPDLGRSSVSMPEIFLMIPETVLIFDNLKQSIKIVYNAFINENADGVYEQAQQKIDKIITELKNHRDERFRTYLNVPNKEGKFLHGFSSNFKKKDFLAAVRTAKEYVLSGDVVQVVISQRFEAETSAHPFDIYRALRIINPSPYMFYISSEHGFIVGSSPEILVRLEDEKISLRPIAGTRRRGKTDEEDIALEHELLSDEKEKAEHIMLVDLGRNDIGRVAEIGSVRVTELMTVERYSHVMHIVSNVEGKLCRGLDMFDVFMSCFPAGTVTGAPKIRAMQIIEELEPTRRGPYAGAVGYFSFSGNMDMCIGIRMLVIKDQKVYVQAGAGIVADSIPENEYMETVNKATAMLEAVNFLNSEE, encoded by the coding sequence ATGAATTTAACTGCCCAAGAATTCATATATTTAGCCAGCACATTCAATGTTATTCCTCTTTATCGAGAAATAATTGCGGATCTTGATACTCCTGTTGGTGCTTTTTTAAAGTTGAACCGCAGTCCTTCATTCCTCTTTGAAAGTGTAGTTGGTGGCGAAAAATGGGGAAGATACTCAATCATTGGGATAGATCCTGCAGTAATAGTAACTTCAGATGGTATGCACGTTAGCGTAAAAGAGCAAAATAATCAGCACAGTTATGAAAATATAAATCCATTTGAGTTTTTGAGAAATTTTTTTAATAAATTCAAACCATATATAGAGCCTGAACTACCAAGATTTTTCGGTGGCATGGTAGGTTATATTTCCTATGATACTGTAAAACTCTTTGAAAAGGTTCCTGACCTTGGCAGATCCTCTGTCAGTATGCCTGAAATATTTCTCATGATACCAGAGACAGTTTTGATTTTTGATAATCTTAAACAATCAATAAAAATTGTGTACAATGCATTTATTAATGAAAATGCAGATGGAGTTTATGAACAAGCCCAGCAGAAAATAGATAAAATCATTACTGAACTTAAAAATCACAGGGATGAGCGATTTAGAACATATCTTAATGTTCCAAATAAAGAAGGCAAATTTCTACATGGATTTAGCTCGAATTTTAAAAAAAAGGACTTTCTTGCTGCTGTAAGAACTGCAAAGGAGTATGTTCTTTCTGGTGATGTTGTTCAGGTTGTTATCTCTCAGAGGTTTGAAGCTGAAACATCTGCACATCCTTTTGATATTTACAGAGCTTTAAGAATAATAAATCCCTCTCCATACATGTTTTACATAAGTTCAGAACACGGTTTTATTGTTGGCTCTTCTCCCGAGATTCTTGTGAGACTTGAAGATGAAAAGATTAGCTTAAGACCGATCGCCGGGACCCGTCGCAGAGGGAAAACAGATGAGGAAGACATTGCACTTGAACACGAACTTCTTTCTGACGAAAAAGAAAAGGCTGAACACATTATGCTTGTTGATCTTGGAAGAAATGACATCGGCAGAGTTGCTGAAATAGGAAGTGTTAGAGTTACAGAGTTAATGACTGTCGAGAGATACAGTCATGTAATGCACATTGTCAGTAATGTTGAGGGTAAACTTTGCAGAGGTCTTGATATGTTTGATGTTTTTATGTCATGTTTTCCTGCTGGAACAGTTACTGGTGCACCGAAAATACGAGCAATGCAAATAATCGAAGAGTTAGAGCCAACCCGCAGAGGACCCTATGCAGGAGCAGTGGGATATTTTAGTTTTAGTGGTAATATGGATATGTGCATCGGGATAAGAATGCTTGTAATAAAAGATCAGAAAGTATATGTCCAGGCAGGTGCCGGAATTGTGGCAGATTCAATTCCTGAAAATGAATACATGGAGACAGTTAACAAGGCAACCGCCATGCTTGAAGCGGTAAATTTTTTGAACTCTGAGGAATAA
- a CDS encoding anthranilate synthase component II, which produces MILLIDNYDSFTYNLYQYIGELGTEVIVYRNDQLTIEEIEKLNLTHIIISPGPCTPKEAGISCNVIKHFAGKLPILGVCLGHQAIGVAFGGKIIRSAEIMHGKTSLIYHDGKTIFYGLPNPFEATRYHSLIFEKESLPECLTVTAWTSNGIIMGVRHKEYVVEGVQFHPESILTKSGKDLLKNFLKL; this is translated from the coding sequence GTGATTCTTCTGATTGATAACTACGATTCATTTACATACAATCTTTATCAATACATCGGTGAACTCGGCACAGAAGTGATTGTTTACCGTAATGATCAGCTAACAATTGAAGAGATAGAAAAGCTCAATCTAACTCATATAATTATATCTCCAGGACCCTGTACTCCTAAAGAAGCTGGGATTTCTTGTAATGTGATAAAGCATTTTGCAGGAAAACTACCAATTCTGGGAGTATGTCTTGGTCATCAGGCAATAGGAGTAGCTTTCGGAGGAAAAATTATTCGATCTGCTGAGATAATGCATGGGAAAACATCTCTTATTTATCATGATGGTAAAACAATTTTTTATGGACTTCCAAATCCTTTTGAGGCTACAAGATATCATTCATTAATTTTTGAAAAAGAGAGTCTTCCAGAATGTCTTACTGTTACAGCATGGACATCAAATGGTATAATTATGGGTGTAAGGCATAAAGAATACGTTGTAGAAGGAGTACAGTTTCATCCTGAAAGTATTCTTACAAAAAGTGGAAAAGATTTATTAAAAAACTTTTTAAAATTATGA